One window of the Rhodococcus sovatensis genome contains the following:
- a CDS encoding ABC transporter substrate-binding protein — protein MNPAITRRSMLSLTFATVAGLAVTACAGADESDGSAGTLASGSNVEPNAFPVTIDHKFGSTTIDNAPTRIAAVGIGDADVLLSLGVTPVLVPVWNGSTDDGIGVWAESALTGGEPVSLANATTDFDIETIAAASPDLILAVNNAIDEETYQQLSAIAPTVLHAADQVDWVLPWQEVTTRIGTAVGLPAAGQNEVRDVEALIARTRAENPQFVGKSAALVIRWSDGNLRAFSPESARAQLLTALGFTPPPALADRFAGKLNTELSAENYSLLEADYLLFDNYERSRSDMEQQSTFASMEVVRTGGLIALDPIVSDAVSMPNPLTIPFVLSQFVDQINQAEAARDR, from the coding sequence ATGAACCCCGCTATCACCCGTAGATCCATGTTGTCCTTGACCTTCGCGACTGTGGCCGGACTCGCCGTGACCGCCTGCGCCGGAGCGGATGAAAGTGATGGCTCCGCAGGCACTCTCGCTTCGGGGAGCAACGTCGAGCCAAATGCGTTCCCTGTGACGATCGACCACAAATTCGGGTCGACGACCATTGACAATGCGCCGACTCGGATCGCAGCGGTGGGTATCGGTGATGCCGATGTTCTGTTGTCCTTGGGAGTCACACCGGTGCTCGTGCCGGTCTGGAACGGATCGACCGACGACGGGATCGGTGTGTGGGCAGAGTCGGCCCTCACAGGTGGCGAACCCGTATCGCTCGCGAACGCCACCACCGACTTCGACATCGAAACCATCGCGGCAGCGTCCCCGGATCTGATCCTCGCCGTCAACAACGCAATCGACGAAGAAACGTACCAGCAGCTCAGTGCCATTGCGCCGACGGTTCTGCACGCTGCAGACCAAGTGGATTGGGTTCTGCCGTGGCAGGAGGTCACCACGAGAATCGGTACCGCCGTCGGATTGCCTGCCGCAGGGCAGAACGAAGTGCGAGATGTCGAAGCATTGATAGCTCGAACCCGCGCAGAAAACCCGCAGTTCGTCGGCAAGTCGGCGGCTCTTGTTATTCGGTGGAGTGACGGCAACCTCAGGGCGTTCAGTCCGGAATCGGCACGCGCGCAACTACTGACTGCACTCGGATTCACGCCACCACCGGCCCTGGCCGACCGGTTCGCGGGCAAGCTCAACACTGAACTGTCCGCCGAGAACTACAGCCTGCTCGAGGCCGACTACCTCTTGTTCGACAACTACGAACGTTCGCGCTCGGATATGGAGCAGCAATCCACCTTCGCCTCGATGGAGGTCGTGCGCACCGGTGGCCTGATTGCGCTCGACCCGATCGTCAGCGACGCAGTCTCGATGCCCAACCCGTTGACTATCCCGTTCGTGTTGTCGCAGTTCGTCGATCAGATCAACCAGGCCGAGGCAGCCAGGGATCGTTAG